A window of the Lactuca sativa cultivar Salinas chromosome 5, Lsat_Salinas_v11, whole genome shotgun sequence genome harbors these coding sequences:
- the LOC111910325 gene encoding glyoxylate/succinic semialdehyde reductase 2, chloroplastic isoform X2 encodes MADENPTRVGFLGLGIMGSPMAHNLIKAGCDVTVWNRTKSKCDPLIDLGAKYKASPGEVAASCDVTFAMLADPESAMVVACGEQGAASGMSPGKGYVDISTVDGPTSTLINAQIKETGALFLEAPVSGSKKPAEDGQLIFLTAGDKSLYDKVSSYLDIMGKSRFYLGDVGNGAAMKLVVNMIMGSMMTSFAEGLLLGEKVGLDPTVIVEVISQGAISAPMFSMKGPSMVQSKYPTAFPLKHQQKDMRLALGLAESVSQSTPIAAAANELYKVAKSHGLSDHDFSAVIEALKVKIKD; translated from the exons ATGGCAGATGAAAACCCTACGCGTGTGGGCTTTCTTGGTCTTGGAATTATGGGTTCTCCAATGGCACACAATTTGATAAAAGCCGG ATGTGATGTGACTGTTTGGAATAGGACCAAGAGCAAATGTGATCCTCTCATCGATCTTGGTGCAAA ATATAAGGCATCTCCTGGGGAAGTAGCAGCATCTTGTGATGTCACATTTGCCATGCTGGCTGATCCTGAAAGTGCA ATGGTTGTTGCTTGTGGTGAACAAGGGGCTGCAAGTGGAATGAGTCCAGGAAAagg ATATGTAGATATATCAACCGTTGATGGGCCCACATCCACGTTAATAAATGCACAGATAAAAGAAACCGGAGCACTATTTTTGGAG gctCCGGTTTCAGGGTCTAAAAAGCCTGCAGAGGATGGACAGCTAATATTCCTCACTGCAG GTGACAAATCTTTATATGATAAAGTTTCTTCATATCTTGATATCATGGGAAAG TCAAGATTTTACCTAGGTGATGTTGGAAATGGAGCTGCAATGAAACTTGTTGTAAACATGATCATGGGAAG TATGATGACTTCTTTTGCTGAAGGATTGCTTCTTGGTGAGAAAGTAGGACTCGATCCAACTGTCATTGTTGAG GTGATTTCACAGGGTGCCATTAGTGCACCAATGTTCTCAATGAAAGGCCCTTCAATGGTGCAATCCAAGTACCCCACTGCTTTTCCCTTAAAGCATCAACAgaag GATATGAGGCTTGCTCTTGGATTAGCTGAATCTGTTTCTCAATCAACACCAATTGCAGCTGCTGCGAATGAGCTTTACAAGGTGGCTAAGTCTCATGGCTTAAGTGACCATGACTTTTCAGCAGTTATTGAAGCACTtaaagtcaaaataaaagattaa
- the LOC111910325 gene encoding glyoxylate/succinic semialdehyde reductase 2, chloroplastic isoform X1, which yields MLILARGANYSHHYASMAASFCPALPHHLKPTPISRFPKVSFSFKVFSSQTSADENPTRVGFLGLGIMGSPMAHNLIKAGCDVTVWNRTKSKCDPLIDLGAKYKASPGEVAASCDVTFAMLADPESAMVVACGEQGAASGMSPGKGYVDISTVDGPTSTLINAQIKETGALFLEAPVSGSKKPAEDGQLIFLTAGDKSLYDKVSSYLDIMGKSRFYLGDVGNGAAMKLVVNMIMGSMMTSFAEGLLLGEKVGLDPTVIVEVISQGAISAPMFSMKGPSMVQSKYPTAFPLKHQQKDMRLALGLAESVSQSTPIAAAANELYKVAKSHGLSDHDFSAVIEALKVKIKD from the exons ATGTTGATTCTGGCCAGAGGGGCGAATTACAGTCACCACTACGCATCCATGGCAGCAAGCTTTTGCCCCGCACTCCCCCACCACTTGAAACCAACACCCATATCCAGATTTCCCAAAGTTTCTTTCTCTTTCAAAGTATTTTCTTCTCAAACCTCCGCAG ATGAAAACCCTACGCGTGTGGGCTTTCTTGGTCTTGGAATTATGGGTTCTCCAATGGCACACAATTTGATAAAAGCCGG ATGTGATGTGACTGTTTGGAATAGGACCAAGAGCAAATGTGATCCTCTCATCGATCTTGGTGCAAA ATATAAGGCATCTCCTGGGGAAGTAGCAGCATCTTGTGATGTCACATTTGCCATGCTGGCTGATCCTGAAAGTGCA ATGGTTGTTGCTTGTGGTGAACAAGGGGCTGCAAGTGGAATGAGTCCAGGAAAagg ATATGTAGATATATCAACCGTTGATGGGCCCACATCCACGTTAATAAATGCACAGATAAAAGAAACCGGAGCACTATTTTTGGAG gctCCGGTTTCAGGGTCTAAAAAGCCTGCAGAGGATGGACAGCTAATATTCCTCACTGCAG GTGACAAATCTTTATATGATAAAGTTTCTTCATATCTTGATATCATGGGAAAG TCAAGATTTTACCTAGGTGATGTTGGAAATGGAGCTGCAATGAAACTTGTTGTAAACATGATCATGGGAAG TATGATGACTTCTTTTGCTGAAGGATTGCTTCTTGGTGAGAAAGTAGGACTCGATCCAACTGTCATTGTTGAG GTGATTTCACAGGGTGCCATTAGTGCACCAATGTTCTCAATGAAAGGCCCTTCAATGGTGCAATCCAAGTACCCCACTGCTTTTCCCTTAAAGCATCAACAgaag GATATGAGGCTTGCTCTTGGATTAGCTGAATCTGTTTCTCAATCAACACCAATTGCAGCTGCTGCGAATGAGCTTTACAAGGTGGCTAAGTCTCATGGCTTAAGTGACCATGACTTTTCAGCAGTTATTGAAGCACTtaaagtcaaaataaaagattaa